From Thermomicrobiales bacterium:
ACGTGATCGCCACGGTCGATCTCGCGCGCGAGACCGGCATGCTGCTGGCGATCCGGGGCGGAGGGCACAATGGTCCTGGCCTGGGCACCTGCGAAGGTGGCATCGTGATCGATCTCGCGCCCATGAACGGCGTCCGGGTCGATCCAGTTGCCCGCACGGTGCGGGTCGAAGGTGGCTGCAGATGGGAGATGTCGACCACGCCACCCACGGCTTTGGCATGGCCACTCCCAGCGGCATCATCTCGACCACGGGGGTCGGCGGTCTCACCCTCGGCGGCGGGCTCGGCTATCTGACCCGGTCTTGTGGATTGTCGATCGACAATCTGCTCGAGGCCGATGTCGTGCTGGCGGACGGCTCGTTTGTGACCGCCAGTCCCGAGTCCTACCCGGATCTTTTCTGGGCGTTGCGGGGAGGCGGCGGCAACTTCGGTGTCGTGACCTCCTTCCTTCTTCCGCCTGCACCCGGTCGACACGGTCTACGCGGGTCCCATGTTCTGGCCCGTCGAGCAGACGACCGAAATCCTCACCTGGTATCGCGATTTCATCGTTCAGGCGCCCGATGACCTGAATGGCTTCTTCGCGTTCCACATCGTCCCGTCGTCCGAACCGTTCCCACAGGAGCTTTGGGGTCGCAGTATCTGTGCCATCGTCTGGTGCTATCTCGGCTCGCTCGATTCGGCGGAAGAGGTCTTCGCGCCAGTACGATCCATGTTCGGGACGCCGCTCCTGGACTGGGTCGGGCCGATGCCGCATCCCACCATGCAATCGCTGTTCGACGGTCTTTACCCGCCTGGCGACTACTGGTATTGGAAGGCGGATTTCGTCGATGAGCTGGACGAAGCGATCGCCCTGCATGCCGATTTCGGCTCACGTTTGCCAACCGCCAAGTCAGGAATGCACCTCTATCCCATCAATGGTGTCGCCGGACGCATTGCGCCCGATGCGACCGCCTGGAACTACCGCACGGCCAATTGGGTCAGGTGATGGCGGGCATCAGCTCCGACCTGGCTGATATCCCGGCAATGACTGCCTGGGCGCGCTCGTATTGGGAAGCGTTGCATCCGTACCGGCTGGCGGAGCCTATGTCAACATGATGATGGACGCCCCGATGAGGGCGCCGATCGGGTCCGCGCCAGCTACGGTCCCACTACGAGCGTCTCACCAGGATCAAGGCCAAGTACGATCCCGGCAATCTCTTCCGGGTCAACCAAAATATCCTGCCCGCCAACTAGCACTGTTCCACGGCGAGCCAGCCACCTGCCGGTGACGAGCTCGCCGAGGAAATAGCTCTTGTGGTAGGGTGTGCATGCCGAAGGGGCGAGGTGATGCATGGTGAACAGCATCATCCGCCCCTTTGTGTACTTACGGGCAACCGTGCCCAATTGGCGTACTGCCTTGCTCGCCAGGGGAAACGATGAATCATGAGAACCTTCGATCACGAACATCCCCTGGGATCTCCCGGACCTACCGCGCTATCGTGACAATCGATGGTCCGCGAGCGCGATCGGGAAC
This genomic window contains:
- a CDS encoding FAD-binding protein — protein: MTTATLTRSPNLSSEAIQRLTSTIRGEVFTPQDDRYDEARSIYNAMIDKRPALIVQCRCRGRDRHGRSRARDRHAAGDPGRRAQWSWPGHLRRWHRDRSRAHERRPGRSSCPHGAGRRWLQMGDVDHATHGFGMATPSGIISTTGVGGLTLGGGLGYLTRSCGLSIDNLLEADVVLADGSFVTASPESYPDLFWALRGGGGNFGVVTSFLLPPAPGRHGLRGSHVLARRADDRNPHLVSRFHRSGAR